In the Chroococcidiopsis sp. SAG 2025 genome, one interval contains:
- the def gene encoding peptide deformylase, whose protein sequence is MEIIQLGNPILRSQAEFVENIDEPQIQQLIDDLLITVKQTNGVGIAAPQVGVGDRIFIVASRPNPRYPHAPEMEPTPMINPKISARSSESVKGWEGCLSIPGIRGSVPRDRAIEVEYSDRYGKLHKQELSDFVARIFQHELDHLDGIVFLDRLETNYDLITEQEYQKLVSG, encoded by the coding sequence ATGGAAATCATTCAACTTGGTAATCCGATTTTGCGAAGTCAAGCTGAGTTTGTGGAAAACATTGACGAGCCGCAAATTCAACAGCTTATAGACGATTTATTAATTACAGTAAAACAGACGAATGGTGTAGGGATTGCTGCACCGCAAGTTGGTGTTGGCGATCGCATTTTTATTGTTGCTTCCCGTCCCAATCCCCGCTATCCTCACGCTCCAGAAATGGAGCCGACACCGATGATTAATCCCAAAATCTCGGCTCGTTCTAGTGAGAGTGTAAAAGGATGGGAAGGTTGTCTGAGTATCCCTGGAATTCGCGGTTCCGTACCCCGAGATCGAGCGATCGAAGTTGAATATAGCGATCGCTACGGCAAGTTACACAAGCAAGAATTGAGCGATTTCGTTGCTAGAATCTTTCAACACGAACTCGACCATCTCGACGGCATTGTATTCCTCGATCGCCTCGAAACTAACTACGATCTTATTACAGAGCAGGAATATCAGAAATTAGTGAGTGGGTAA